Proteins encoded together in one Cryptosporangium minutisporangium window:
- a CDS encoding GntR family transcriptional regulator, with protein sequence MDADRTSAPADADRVADGIRAAILAGDLVPDQRLVEAELSERYRASRGAVRTALLTLAHEGLVERIANRGARVRAVSLAEAIDITEVRMVVEGLCAAKAAERVTDAQIAELRAIADAMRTAVATGEVLTYSQLNEQLHGLIREIAAQPVAAEVLSRLRAQNVRHQFRLALRPGRPQVSLPEHLAIIDEICARSPGGAERAIRRHLQSVIDALRTAGPH encoded by the coding sequence GTGGACGCCGACCGCACCTCCGCGCCCGCCGACGCCGACCGGGTGGCCGACGGGATCCGGGCCGCGATCCTCGCCGGCGACCTCGTCCCCGATCAGCGACTGGTCGAGGCGGAGCTGTCCGAGCGGTACCGGGCCAGCCGGGGCGCGGTCCGCACCGCGCTGCTGACGCTCGCGCATGAAGGGCTGGTCGAGCGCATCGCGAACCGGGGCGCCCGGGTCCGTGCGGTCAGCCTCGCCGAGGCGATCGACATCACCGAGGTACGGATGGTCGTCGAAGGGCTCTGCGCGGCGAAGGCCGCCGAGCGGGTCACTGACGCCCAGATCGCCGAGCTACGCGCGATCGCCGACGCGATGCGGACCGCGGTCGCCACCGGCGAGGTGCTGACGTACTCGCAGCTCAACGAGCAGCTGCACGGCCTGATCCGGGAGATCGCCGCCCAGCCGGTCGCTGCCGAGGTGCTGTCGCGGCTGCGGGCGCAGAACGTCCGCCACCAGTTCCGGCTGGCGCTGCGTCCCGGACGGCCGCAGGTGTCGCTGCCCGAACACCTGGCGATCATCGACGAGATTTGTGCCCGCAGCCCCGGCGGTGCCGAGCGGGCGATCCGGCGGCACCTCCAGAGCGTCATCGACGCGCTGCGAACCGCCGGTCCTCACTGA
- a CDS encoding PIG-L deacetylase family protein, translating to MSESLLVVSAHAGDFVWRASGAIALTTSRGGTATVVCLTYGERGESAQAWRAGHSLEEIKAIRRDEATAAADALGARVEFLDAGDYPLRPADAIVDRLVHLYRELQPTVVLTHPLEDPYNGDHPVAARMALEARVLAQAIGYPAPGDPLGAPPVFFFEPHQPEQCGFVPQVLLDITPVFETKQKAMRCLPAQQHMWSYYTDLATRRGVQLTRNAGPNLGLTSDTKAEAYMRYYPQVTTELS from the coding sequence GTGTCCGAGTCGCTGTTGGTCGTCAGCGCGCACGCCGGTGACTTCGTCTGGCGCGCCAGCGGTGCGATCGCGCTGACCACCTCCCGGGGCGGGACCGCTACCGTCGTCTGCCTCACCTACGGGGAGCGCGGCGAGTCCGCGCAGGCCTGGCGCGCGGGCCACTCGCTGGAGGAGATCAAGGCGATCCGGCGCGACGAGGCCACCGCGGCGGCGGACGCGCTCGGCGCGCGGGTCGAGTTCCTCGACGCCGGTGACTACCCGCTTCGCCCGGCGGACGCGATCGTCGACCGGCTCGTCCACCTCTACCGCGAGCTGCAGCCGACCGTCGTCCTCACGCACCCGCTGGAGGACCCGTACAACGGCGATCACCCGGTCGCCGCCCGGATGGCGCTGGAAGCGCGGGTGCTGGCCCAGGCGATCGGGTACCCGGCGCCCGGCGACCCGCTCGGGGCCCCGCCGGTGTTCTTCTTCGAGCCGCACCAGCCCGAGCAGTGCGGGTTCGTCCCGCAGGTGCTGCTCGACATCACGCCGGTCTTCGAGACCAAGCAGAAGGCGATGCGCTGCTTACCCGCCCAGCAGCACATGTGGTCGTACTACACCGACCTGGCCACCCGCCGCGGCGTCCAGCTCACGCGCAACGCCGGGCCGAACCTCGGACTGACCAGCGACACCAAGGCCGAGGCGTACATGCGGTACTACCCGCAAGTGACGACGGAGCTCTCGTGA
- a CDS encoding 4-carboxy-4-hydroxy-2-oxoadipate aldolase/oxaloacetate decarboxylase, whose translation MRTVVVTDVPRPAAASVDALAGFGVATVHEAQGRTGYLGPDLVARVPGARIAGAVVTAVCWPGDNLMIHAAVEQCGPGDVLLVTTTSPCRDGLFGELLATSLRSRGVRGAVLTTGVRDVAALRALKAPPFPVWSAAVSAQGTVKATAGAVNVPVAVGGVLVHPGDALVADDDGVVVVAREAVDDVVEASRAREATEDATRAALAAGELGLDRYRLRPLLERLGVEYVRHER comes from the coding sequence GTGAGGACCGTCGTCGTCACCGACGTGCCTCGCCCGGCGGCCGCGAGCGTGGACGCGCTCGCCGGCTTCGGGGTGGCCACCGTGCACGAGGCCCAGGGGCGCACCGGCTACCTGGGGCCGGACCTGGTCGCCCGGGTGCCCGGGGCGCGGATCGCCGGTGCGGTGGTCACGGCGGTTTGCTGGCCGGGTGACAACCTGATGATCCACGCGGCGGTCGAGCAGTGCGGCCCGGGCGACGTCCTGCTCGTCACCACCACCTCGCCGTGCCGGGACGGGCTGTTCGGCGAGCTGCTCGCCACCTCCCTGCGCAGCCGCGGGGTGCGGGGTGCGGTGCTCACCACCGGCGTCCGGGACGTCGCGGCGCTGCGGGCACTCAAAGCACCGCCGTTTCCGGTCTGGTCGGCGGCGGTGAGCGCGCAGGGCACGGTGAAGGCGACCGCCGGTGCGGTCAACGTCCCGGTCGCGGTCGGCGGGGTGCTCGTGCACCCCGGGGACGCGCTGGTCGCGGACGACGACGGCGTCGTCGTGGTGGCCCGAGAGGCGGTCGACGACGTGGTCGAGGCCTCCCGGGCCCGCGAGGCCACCGAGGACGCCACCCGCGCCGCGCTCGCCGCCGGTGAGCTGGGGCTGGACCGGTACCGGCTGCGCCCGCTGCTCGAACGCCTCGGCGTGGAGTACGTGCGACATGAGCGGTGA
- a CDS encoding alpha-amylase family glycosyl hydrolase: MESWTEHVIWWHVYPLGFLGAERTALPDGASGPDGAVPPSRLRRLEPWLDYLRDLGCNGLALGPVFRSASHGYDTVDYYAVDPRLGTTDDLRWLFDACRQRGVHVLLDGVFNHVGRDHAAFQDVLAHGRRSPYASWFRIDWDAEGPDGFGYETFEGHAHLVALNHREPAVAELVRGVLRHWLDAGAAGWRLDAAYAVPPEFWRATVEPVRSEYPDAWFVGEMIHGDYTGYVTAGGLDSVTQYELWKATWSALADRNFFELAWAIDRHLEFAAVFPPQTFLGNHDVTRLADQVGDDRHLGHAIAVLATMPGIPSVYAGDEQAFRGRKENRAGGDDAVRPAFPALPDELAPYGWPVYRLHQELLGLRRRHAWLVRGVPTIGTITNTTLTYRVDGPDDAHLLVALNIGDDPLTVDAPGYQVAAGTSSPETPSAGVTVPPHGFAVLAPGT; the protein is encoded by the coding sequence GTGGAGTCCTGGACCGAGCACGTGATCTGGTGGCACGTCTACCCGCTCGGCTTCCTCGGCGCCGAGCGGACCGCGCTGCCGGACGGGGCGAGCGGGCCGGACGGGGCCGTGCCGCCGTCGCGCCTGCGTCGGCTCGAGCCGTGGCTGGACTACCTGCGTGACCTCGGCTGCAACGGGCTGGCACTGGGGCCGGTGTTCCGGTCGGCGTCGCACGGCTACGACACCGTGGACTACTACGCGGTCGACCCGCGCCTGGGCACCACCGACGATCTGCGCTGGCTGTTCGACGCCTGTCGGCAGCGCGGCGTCCACGTGCTCCTGGACGGTGTGTTCAACCACGTCGGCCGCGACCACGCGGCGTTCCAGGACGTGCTCGCGCACGGACGCCGCTCGCCCTACGCCTCGTGGTTCCGGATCGACTGGGACGCCGAGGGGCCGGACGGTTTCGGTTACGAGACGTTCGAGGGGCACGCACACCTGGTCGCGTTGAACCACCGGGAGCCGGCCGTCGCCGAGCTGGTGCGCGGCGTGCTGCGGCACTGGCTGGACGCCGGAGCCGCGGGCTGGCGCCTGGACGCGGCGTACGCGGTGCCGCCGGAGTTCTGGCGAGCGACCGTCGAGCCGGTGCGCAGCGAGTATCCGGATGCCTGGTTCGTCGGGGAGATGATCCACGGGGACTACACCGGTTACGTCACGGCTGGCGGTCTGGACTCGGTCACGCAGTACGAGCTGTGGAAGGCCACCTGGAGCGCGCTGGCCGACCGGAACTTCTTCGAGCTGGCCTGGGCGATCGATCGCCATCTCGAGTTCGCGGCCGTTTTCCCGCCGCAGACGTTCCTCGGCAACCACGACGTCACCCGGCTGGCCGACCAGGTGGGCGACGACCGCCACCTCGGCCACGCGATCGCGGTGCTCGCCACGATGCCCGGCATCCCGAGCGTCTACGCGGGCGACGAGCAGGCGTTCCGGGGGCGGAAGGAGAACCGGGCCGGCGGGGACGACGCGGTCCGTCCGGCGTTCCCGGCGCTCCCGGACGAGCTGGCTCCGTACGGGTGGCCGGTCTACCGGCTCCACCAGGAGCTGCTCGGGCTGCGTCGGCGGCACGCGTGGCTGGTTCGAGGCGTCCCGACGATCGGCACGATCACGAACACCACGCTGACCTACCGGGTCGACGGGCCCGACGACGCCCATCTGCTGGTCGCCCTCAACATCGGCGACGACCCGCTGACCGTCGACGCTCCCGGATACCAGGTCGCGGCCGGTACGTCGTCGCCCGAGACGCCGTCAGCCGGTGTCACCGTCCCACCGCACGGCTTCGCCGTCCTGGCCCCGGGGACATAG
- a CDS encoding sensor histidine kinase, protein MGPLPAGTDPGPLPSAPPSAPPSIRPRLLLVVVTALVLAAAIGVAVAVTTAFVGPSIWTAVGAAAGWLAVLLGAVLAVNAAVREVGVQLTTERAARTNAERAAHQAQWRDNAVRAALDEHQRATAIAVAQVNAALAASVQELTRVADEIRGGDSPEPQPPALSADGWPAPLTELRDGVQQLIRTSFGVASLTASHQPVGVLITLARRLQPLIHRAIKELDALESQVEDPDLLNALFQLDHLVTRARRQAESIAVLGGATARQIRRPVPVYTVLRQAIAEIEHYGRVKVLRPVQGTIVGHAVTEVIHLIAELVENATVFSPPDSKVQIQVDLVPDGLSIEIDDLGLVMSAELRQRMNQLLTAPERLDVGEQLKDGRIGLIVVAAIARRYAIRVRLERNERGGNRALVVLPAKLLSEEPLRRTDLGPSALPPAPIAVAAVAAATETSLAVETPLAVETHARPPSTSNLSPQDRQRLAELSRAAMTEAGRDRPSPARGPATAGGAPVGEPPVVDRPADPARPPLPRRDGQHMAPELRNSELRNPDFRDPSRADGPEPGAHNPGLFASYQRGRERADAQEPPAPPPPT, encoded by the coding sequence GTGGGCCCTCTCCCGGCGGGCACCGATCCGGGCCCGCTGCCGAGTGCGCCACCGAGTGCGCCACCGAGCATCCGGCCCCGGCTGCTGCTCGTCGTCGTCACCGCGTTGGTCCTGGCCGCGGCCATCGGCGTCGCGGTCGCGGTCACCACCGCGTTCGTCGGCCCGTCGATCTGGACGGCGGTCGGTGCGGCGGCCGGCTGGCTGGCGGTACTGCTGGGCGCGGTGCTCGCCGTGAACGCCGCGGTCCGCGAGGTCGGCGTGCAACTCACCACCGAGCGCGCGGCCAGAACGAACGCCGAGCGCGCCGCCCACCAGGCACAGTGGCGGGACAACGCGGTCCGGGCGGCGCTGGACGAGCACCAGCGCGCGACGGCGATCGCGGTCGCGCAGGTCAACGCCGCGCTCGCCGCGTCGGTCCAGGAGCTGACCCGGGTCGCCGACGAGATCCGCGGCGGCGACAGCCCGGAACCGCAGCCGCCCGCGCTCTCCGCCGACGGCTGGCCGGCGCCGCTGACCGAGCTGCGGGACGGCGTCCAGCAGCTGATCCGGACGTCGTTCGGGGTGGCGTCGCTGACCGCGTCCCATCAGCCGGTCGGTGTGCTGATCACGCTCGCGCGGCGTCTGCAGCCGCTCATCCACCGGGCGATCAAGGAACTCGACGCGCTGGAGAGCCAGGTCGAGGACCCGGACCTGCTCAACGCGCTGTTCCAGCTCGACCACCTGGTGACCCGCGCTCGGCGCCAAGCCGAGAGCATCGCGGTGCTCGGCGGCGCGACCGCACGGCAGATCCGCAGGCCGGTGCCGGTCTACACGGTGCTCCGTCAGGCGATCGCCGAGATCGAGCACTACGGCCGGGTGAAGGTGCTGCGGCCGGTGCAGGGCACGATCGTCGGGCACGCGGTCACCGAGGTCATCCACCTGATCGCCGAGCTGGTGGAGAACGCGACCGTGTTCTCGCCGCCGGACTCGAAGGTCCAGATCCAGGTCGACCTGGTGCCCGACGGGCTGTCGATCGAGATCGACGACCTCGGCCTGGTGATGTCCGCGGAGCTGCGCCAGCGCATGAACCAGCTGCTCACGGCGCCCGAGCGGCTGGACGTGGGGGAGCAGCTCAAGGACGGCCGGATCGGGCTGATCGTGGTCGCGGCGATCGCTCGTCGCTACGCGATCCGGGTCCGGCTGGAACGCAACGAGCGTGGCGGGAACCGCGCGTTGGTGGTCCTCCCGGCGAAGCTGCTCAGCGAGGAGCCGCTGCGTCGCACGGACTTGGGCCCGTCGGCACTGCCGCCGGCACCCATCGCGGTGGCCGCCGTGGCGGCGGCCACGGAGACCTCGCTCGCCGTGGAGACCCCACTCGCCGTCGAGACCCACGCGCGTCCGCCCAGCACGTCCAATCTCTCCCCGCAGGACCGGCAGCGGCTGGCCGAGCTCAGCCGCGCTGCGATGACCGAGGCGGGACGCGACCGGCCGTCGCCGGCCCGCGGCCCGGCGACGGCGGGCGGTGCGCCGGTCGGCGAGCCTCCCGTCGTCGACCGTCCGGCCGACCCGGCGCGGCCGCCGCTGCCCCGGCGGGACGGTCAGCACATGGCGCCCGAACTCCGGAACTCCGAACTCCGGAATCCCGATTTCCGAGACCCCAGCCGGGCCGACGGTCCCGAGCCGGGCGCGCACAACCCCGGCCTGTTCGCCTCCTACCAGCGCGGACGCGAACGAGCCGACGCACAAGAGCCCCCGGCGCCGCCGCCTCCCACCTGA
- a CDS encoding roadblock/LC7 domain-containing protein gives MSDMYPTPATPNLTWVLDEFKRDTPDVHTVIAVSIDGISTFSNSGLPIADNERLAAITSGFHSLALGVGAHFAGGVVRQVVAELDNLLFFVAAAGRNTLLAVLAAPQADAGIVGYEMTLLARRVGDYFATASRVGSHRIDDFAG, from the coding sequence ATGAGCGACATGTATCCGACCCCCGCGACGCCCAACCTGACCTGGGTGCTCGACGAGTTCAAACGCGACACCCCCGACGTCCACACGGTGATCGCCGTCAGCATCGACGGCATCTCCACCTTCTCCAACAGCGGTCTCCCGATCGCGGACAACGAGCGGCTGGCGGCGATCACCTCCGGCTTCCACAGCTTGGCCCTCGGCGTCGGTGCTCACTTCGCCGGCGGCGTGGTGCGGCAGGTGGTGGCGGAACTGGACAACCTCCTGTTCTTCGTCGCCGCGGCCGGACGCAACACGCTGCTGGCGGTGCTGGCCGCACCGCAGGCCGACGCCGGCATCGTCGGGTACGAGATGACGCTGCTCGCGCGCCGGGTGGGGGACTACTTCGCCACCGCCAGCCGCGTGGGCAGCCACCGCATCGATGACTTCGCGGGCTGA
- a CDS encoding DUF742 domain-containing protein: MRPYAVTGGRTAPSVPVDLMALVRSTGRVPDHHLEPEQLHAVHACAAEPRTVAEIAAALRRPVQVTKILISDLIGLGAVRMRTPAVADGPTRERLLEKLLDGLENL, encoded by the coding sequence GTGCGTCCGTACGCGGTGACCGGCGGGCGGACCGCGCCGAGTGTCCCGGTCGACTTGATGGCGCTCGTCCGTTCCACCGGCAGGGTGCCGGACCACCACCTGGAGCCCGAGCAGCTGCACGCGGTGCACGCGTGCGCGGCCGAACCGCGCACGGTCGCGGAGATCGCGGCGGCGCTGCGCCGGCCGGTCCAGGTGACGAAGATCCTGATCTCCGACCTCATCGGGCTGGGCGCCGTGCGGATGCGGACCCCCGCCGTCGCGGACGGACCGACCCGCGAACGCCTCTTGGAGAAGCTGCTCGATGGACTCGAGAACCTCTGA